From one Zhongshania sp. R06B22 genomic stretch:
- a CDS encoding Bax inhibitor-1/YccA family protein produces MQDKSVFQAHAQPLAALETSKVLRNTYMLLGMTLVTSAMCAGLAMAMNIGHGTGLVLMILGFVMLFVVNKTADSSKGIVAIFVFTGLLGAALGPMLKMYLALPNGGELVMQALGGTALVFFGLSAYVLTTRKDFSFLGGFLMIGLLVMVVASIANLFFQVPAASLAISAAAVFIMSGLILFDTSRIIHGGETNYIRATVALYLDIYNLFVHLLHLLGIFGGDD; encoded by the coding sequence ATGCAAGATAAATCGGTCTTTCAGGCACACGCACAGCCGTTGGCCGCCTTGGAAACTAGCAAGGTCCTTCGCAACACTTATATGCTTCTGGGCATGACTCTGGTCACTAGCGCAATGTGTGCCGGGCTAGCTATGGCAATGAATATCGGCCACGGTACCGGTCTTGTCCTTATGATCCTAGGCTTTGTAATGCTGTTTGTGGTGAATAAAACCGCAGACTCGAGTAAAGGCATTGTCGCTATATTCGTCTTTACAGGGCTTTTAGGCGCGGCTTTAGGGCCCATGCTAAAGATGTATCTCGCTTTGCCAAATGGTGGCGAATTAGTGATGCAGGCACTGGGTGGCACTGCCTTGGTATTCTTTGGCTTATCGGCTTACGTGCTCACAACCCGTAAAGACTTCTCATTTCTGGGTGGCTTTTTGATGATTGGCCTACTGGTCATGGTTGTCGCAAGTATTGCCAATTTATTCTTTCAGGTACCAGCAGCGTCACTAGCGATATCAGCGGCAGCAGTATTCATCATGTCTGGGCTGATCTTATTTGATACTAGCCGTATTATTCATGGCGGCGAAACAAATTACATTCGCGCTACTGTGGCCCTATATCTAGATATATATAATTTGTTTGTCCACCTACTGCATTTATTGGGCATTTTTGGTGGTGATGACTAG
- the rne gene encoding ribonuclease E — protein MKRMLINATQPEELRVALVDGQRLFDLDIENRTRVQKKANVYKGTITRVEPSLEAAFVDFGAERHGFLPLKEISKEYFYRNPSDVSGGRAKIKDLVKEGTQVIVQVEKEERGNKGAALTTFISLAGRYMVLMPNNPRAGGISRRIEGDERTELRDALSSINIPDTMGVIVRTAGVGRSSEELQWDLDYLLHLWSAIKQASEERKAPILILQESNVIIRAIRDYLRDDIDQVLIDEEESYNEAMHFVEQVMPHFKNKIRLYKDQVPLFNRYQIESQIESAFQREVQLPSGGSIVIDPTEALVSIDINSARATKGGDIEETALQTNLEAADEIARQLRLRDIGGLIVVDFIDMLAAKNQREVENRVRDAMEPDRARIQIGRISRFGLLEMSRQRLRPSLGETSAKVCPRCSGQGTIRDTNSLALSILRLVEEEANKEKSAEIRVIVPVNVASYLLNEKRTAIYDVEQRSGVRVVVIPTPALDTPHFEVMRLRESDIGDESEISYKIVSDLEAQAEALDEVATSNPVPAAVVRTLAPKAPVATETSNVKVETNAKPVESGESFFSKLGKAFSDLFKTAEPEPEPEPTPAPRPRSNNTRNSNNRSGNRNNNRGGRNRRNPDQRGPREDNRVTDNRANKSDSTAKPEAAVEIEANATSPEQSTSNETSNRPKRRPGNRKPRNSQERKRTPAPVTEEDTASAEASNPAEQVASNGAEAPIKAEQGNNRPSRSGNRNRNRDNSETSASNAEPKQVTESKSDAIAPETAAPETKAPEAVVETKTPQTDLTATPREETVASPAKADISEAAHIENAAAPEGVTAPIEAINDSVAKSPVTEEQQTPVSEEAVPAAVETKAKEAAIEVPEAAPAIKPAPAKTAEPVAAPTVEQAKPLGRAVNDPRIAPQPVKNIQINTAKPMPPALDASVVAQPDPNRPQMPRAANDPRS, from the coding sequence ATGAAAAGAATGCTTATTAACGCGACTCAACCAGAAGAGTTGCGCGTTGCCCTCGTTGACGGCCAACGCTTATTTGATCTGGACATAGAAAATCGTACACGCGTACAGAAGAAAGCCAACGTCTATAAGGGCACAATTACCCGCGTAGAACCTAGCTTAGAAGCCGCCTTCGTTGATTTTGGCGCCGAGCGTCACGGCTTCCTCCCCCTCAAAGAGATTTCTAAAGAATACTTCTACCGCAACCCTTCCGATGTCAGCGGCGGCCGTGCCAAGATCAAAGATCTTGTCAAAGAAGGCACTCAAGTCATTGTCCAGGTCGAAAAGGAAGAGCGTGGCAATAAAGGCGCGGCATTAACCACCTTTATCAGCCTTGCAGGCCGGTACATGGTGCTAATGCCAAACAATCCGCGCGCGGGTGGTATCTCTCGTCGCATCGAAGGTGACGAACGCACGGAATTACGTGACGCCTTAAGCTCAATAAACATACCCGACACTATGGGCGTGATTGTTCGCACCGCCGGTGTTGGCCGTAGCTCCGAAGAGCTGCAGTGGGATTTAGACTACCTTCTGCACCTCTGGTCCGCCATCAAACAAGCCTCTGAAGAGCGCAAAGCACCTATCCTGATCTTGCAGGAAAGCAACGTCATTATCCGCGCTATCCGAGACTATTTGCGCGATGATATCGACCAAGTTCTCATTGATGAGGAAGAATCCTACAACGAAGCAATGCATTTTGTTGAGCAGGTTATGCCGCACTTCAAAAACAAGATTCGGCTGTATAAAGATCAAGTTCCCCTTTTCAACCGCTACCAAATTGAAAGCCAGATCGAGTCTGCCTTTCAGCGCGAAGTGCAATTGCCCTCGGGCGGTTCAATCGTTATCGACCCAACTGAAGCCTTGGTTTCTATCGACATTAACTCTGCCCGCGCAACCAAAGGCGGCGATATAGAAGAAACCGCTCTGCAGACCAATCTTGAAGCAGCTGACGAAATCGCTCGCCAGCTGCGTCTGCGCGATATTGGCGGCCTGATTGTTGTCGATTTTATTGACATGCTGGCGGCAAAAAACCAACGTGAAGTAGAAAATCGCGTACGCGATGCCATGGAACCAGACCGCGCCCGCATCCAGATTGGCCGCATCTCGCGCTTTGGTTTGCTAGAAATGTCTCGCCAACGTTTACGCCCATCCCTTGGCGAAACCAGCGCCAAGGTCTGTCCGCGCTGCAGCGGTCAAGGCACTATCCGCGACACTAACTCACTAGCCCTCTCCATTTTGCGCCTGGTCGAAGAAGAGGCCAACAAAGAGAAGAGCGCTGAAATTCGGGTAATTGTGCCGGTAAATGTCGCCTCTTACCTATTAAACGAGAAGCGCACCGCGATTTATGACGTTGAACAACGCAGCGGCGTGCGCGTTGTCGTTATTCCAACACCAGCACTAGACACACCGCACTTTGAAGTTATGCGCTTGCGTGAAAGTGACATTGGCGACGAAAGTGAGATTAGCTATAAAATAGTCTCTGACCTTGAAGCCCAGGCTGAGGCGTTGGACGAAGTTGCTACCAGCAACCCAGTACCTGCCGCCGTCGTTCGTACTCTGGCACCTAAAGCTCCCGTTGCCACCGAAACCAGCAACGTAAAAGTAGAGACTAACGCCAAGCCAGTTGAAAGCGGCGAAAGCTTCTTTAGTAAATTGGGCAAGGCCTTTAGCGACTTATTTAAGACCGCGGAACCAGAGCCGGAACCAGAGCCTACTCCAGCACCCCGGCCACGCAGCAACAATACTCGCAACAGCAATAATCGCTCAGGCAATCGCAATAACAACCGCGGCGGCAGAAACCGTCGCAACCCCGATCAACGTGGGCCACGTGAAGACAATCGCGTGACAGACAATCGTGCGAATAAATCAGATTCCACTGCGAAACCTGAAGCGGCAGTAGAAATAGAAGCTAATGCAACTAGCCCTGAGCAGAGCACCAGCAACGAAACCAGCAATAGACCTAAGCGTCGCCCAGGCAACCGTAAACCGCGCAATTCTCAAGAGCGCAAACGGACTCCTGCGCCAGTTACTGAAGAAGATACGGCTAGCGCAGAAGCAAGTAATCCTGCTGAGCAAGTAGCTAGCAATGGAGCTGAAGCGCCAATCAAAGCCGAGCAAGGGAATAACAGGCCTTCTCGTTCAGGCAACCGCAACCGGAATCGCGACAATAGCGAAACAAGCGCTAGCAATGCAGAGCCTAAACAAGTCACCGAAAGCAAATCTGATGCTATCGCACCGGAAACAGCAGCACCTGAAACCAAGGCCCCAGAAGCAGTGGTAGAAACAAAAACACCACAGACTGATCTGACTGCGACTCCGCGAGAAGAAACGGTAGCGTCGCCAGCCAAGGCTGACATAAGTGAAGCCGCCCACATCGAGAACGCAGCAGCCCCAGAAGGAGTTACTGCGCCCATCGAAGCTATCAACGATAGCGTAGCTAAATCCCCTGTAACAGAGGAGCAGCAAACCCCGGTATCAGAAGAAGCCGTGCCCGCAGCTGTTGAGACGAAAGCTAAAGAAGCGGCAATTGAAGTGCCAGAAGCAGCTCCAGCGATAAAGCCTGCCCCAGCGAAAACAGCGGAGCCAGTTGCAGCCCCCACTGTGGAGCAAGCAAAGCCACTTGGACGTGCAGTAAATGATCCACGCATCGCACCGCAGCCGGTTAAAAATATACAGATCAACACCGCCAAGCCAATGCCACCGGCGCTAGACGCCAGTGTTGTGGCCCAGCCGGATCCAAACCGTCCGCAGATGCCGCGAGCAGCGAACGATCCGCGTAGCTAG